A genomic stretch from Arachis stenosperma cultivar V10309 chromosome 3, arast.V10309.gnm1.PFL2, whole genome shotgun sequence includes:
- the LOC130968852 gene encoding uncharacterized protein At4g22758, which yields MLLSKQKKNNQNANVRRLLISINVLGSAGPIRFVVNEGDLVAAVIDTALKSYAREGRLPVLGTDTAGFALYCPLVGSDALSPWETIGSHGARNFMLCRKPETSSRRVADADASETTTTLSRRGSGSWKAWFNKSLNLKISSH from the exons atgtTGCTGAGCaagcagaagaagaacaaccaGAACGCGAACGTGAGGAGGCTTCTGATAAGCATCAACGTGCTTGGGAGCGCGGGTCCGATTCGGTTTGTGGTGAATGAGGGAGACCTTGTTGCGGCGGTCATCGACACCGCCCTTAAGTCCTACGCCCGCGAGGGGAGGCTCCCTGTTCTTGGCACCGACACCGCCGGATTCGCCCTCTACTGCCCCCTTGTTGGATCTGATG CCCTGAGTCCTTGGGAGACAATTGGATCACACGGAGCAAGGAACTTCATGCTATGCAGGAAGCCGGAAACATCTTCGAGGCGTGTGGCAGATGCTGATGCAAGTGAGACCACAACCACCCTCTCCCGCAGAGGCAGCGGCAGCTGGAAGGCCTGGTTCAACAAGTCCCTCAACCTTAAGATTTCTTCCCACTGA